The sequence ATGCTACAAGTACTAGTAATTGGAGTAATTTTGTGGATATTGTATTAACGGGTACAGCTAAAATAACTAAAGAAACAGGAAAACCATCAATCACAATGTATCCAAACCCTGCTGTTGATATGGTATATTTCAACACGAATCAGGAAGATACAAAAAACACTACGATTACTATTTATGATAGTTTTGGTAAATTGATAGCTACTATTAAAAACCAAAATAGTTATTCGGTTCAAAAACTTACAAGAGGACTTTATTTCGTAAAAATTGTAACGGAAACGTTTGAAGAAACAAAGACACTATCTGTAAAATAATTGTATTGCGTTAGAATGAAATAGGCTGTCCGAAAAGACAGCCTATTTTTTTTATTATATATATAAGAGTTAAAGAATTATACTCTTCCCACTCTAATTTCTTCTACACATTCAGGATTCAATAACGTTGAAGTATCACCAAAGTTTTCAAAATCACCTTCGGCAATTTTTCTTAAGATTCTTCTCATAATTTTACCCGAACGCGTTTTTGGTAATTCCCTAACAAATTGAATCTTATCTAACTTAGCGATTGGTCCTATTTGATCTGAAATTAATTGATTAATCTCTTTCGTCAAATTATCCTTATCTCTACTTTCTCCCGATTCTTTCAAAATAATAAATCCATATAATGCATTTCCTTTCACATCATGAGGGAAACCTACAATTGCACTTTCTGCAACCGCTGGATGTTCATTAATATTATCTTCAATTGGAGCAGTTCCTAAATTATGTCCAGAAACAATAATTACATCATCTACTCTACCTGTAATTCTATAGTATCCAACCTCATCACGCAAAGCACCATCTCCTGTAAAATATTTACCTGGGAAAGCCGTAAAATAAGTCTCCTTATAACGTTGATGATCGCCCCAAATAGTTCGTGCCATAGAAGGCCAAGGGAATTTAATACACAAACTACCTGTTACTTGATTGCCTTCAATTTCATTACGCAATTCATCCATTAAAACAGGCTGTATTCCTGGCATTGGTAATGATGCATAGGTTGGTTTTGTTGGTGTTACAAAAGGAATTGGAGAAATCATAATACCTCCTGTTTCAGTTTGCCACCAAGTATCTACTAACGGACAACGCTTTCCTCCAACATGGTCATTATACCAGTGCCACGCTTCTTCATTAATAGGCTCTCCTACAGATCCAATTACTTTTAAACTTTTAAATTGAAAAGGTTGAACATATTCTGTACTTTCTTTTGCTAAAGCTCTAATAGCTGTTGGAGCAGTATAAAACTGTGTCACTTTATGTTTTTCAATTACTTGCCAAAAACGGCTAAAATCAGGATAAGTTGGTACACCTTCAAACATTACTGTTGTAGCACCATTTAATAATGGTCCGTATAAAATGTAAGAATGTCCTGTAATCCAACCTATATCTGCAGTACACCAATAAATATCGTCTTCTTCATAATCAAAGACATTTTTAAAAGTATAGGCTGTATAAACCATATATCCGGCAGTAGTATGCACCATTCCTTTTGGTTTTCCTGTAGACCCCGAAGTATACAATATAAATAAAGGATCTTCCGCATCCATCACCTCAGCAACATTATTTCCTAAAGCCTCATCTAAAAGGGGTTGCAACCATACATCTCTATCTTCCTTCATGTGTATTTTCTCATTGGTACGATTTACAACCAATACTTTTTCAACACTAGGACAATTGAATAAGGCTTCATCTACAATACCTTTAAGATTGATTGTTTTACTACCTCTAAAACCACCATCGGAAGTAATTACCATTCTACATTCACTATCATTAATACGAGTAGAAAGTGCAGTTGCAGAAAAACCAGCAAAAACAACAGAATGAATGGCTCCAATTCTAGCACAAGCCAATACAGCAACAGAAAGTTCAGGAATCATAGGTAAATAAATACAAACTCTATCTCCTTTTTTAATTCCTTGATCTTTAAGAACATTTGCCATTTTAGAAACTCTAACATACAATTCGTTATACGTTATGTGTTGTGCTTCTTCTTCTGGATTATTTGGTTCAAAAATAATCGCTGTCTTATCTCCTCTTTTATTTAAATGTCTATCAATACAGTTTTTAGCAATATTTACTTTTGCATTAACAAACCATTTAAATTGAGCGTTTTCCATATCAAACTCAAAGACTTTATCCCATTGTTGATACCATGTAAAGTTTTCATCGGCTATTTTGTCCCAAAATTTTCTAGGCTCTCTAACAGATTTCTTATACATTTTAAAATAATTCTCTAGGTCTTTAATTTTATAGTAGCTCATTTTTATCTATTTATTATCTATTGTGTTGTAAATATAAGTATTCTTTAAAAAAAACTAAATTAATTATCGCTAATTTAGTATAGTTTTCAATCAATTAGTTAAAATTATATTTAAAATCTATTTTAAAACATTAATTCTTTTACCTTATCAACTAACTTCTTTAATGAAAATGGTTTAGTCATATAGGCACTTGCTCCTAAGTCTAGTCCTTTTTGAATGTCTGATTCTTTATTTTTTGCAGATAGAAAAATTACTTTACAGTTTTTTAATTTTTCTTCTTTGTTTATTTCTACCAATGTAGCATAACCATCTACATTAGGCATCATAACATCTAAAATGATAACGTCTGGAATTTGTTTTTTTAGGATTTCTAAGGCTTCTTGTCCGTCTCTTGCAATAAAAACTTCAAAATTATTCTTTTTGAAAGTATATTCAAGCGACATAATTATGTTTGGTTCATCATCTACAATTAGGATCTTCTTCATTCTTTTCTTCTTTAATTTTCATACCCCAAGTTTGGTAGCGTAAAAGTAAAACATGCACCGGAATTTTCATTGTTTTCTGCCCAAATTTTTCCACGATGTAATTCTATAATTTGCTTGCAAATTGCCAAACCTAATCCGCTACCAATTGGTTTTTTAATGTTTTGATTATCAGACTGATAAAACTTATCAAAGATGTTTTCAAAGTCATTATTTTGAATTCCTTTACCATTGTCTTTTATACTTATTTTAAAAAAATCTTCCTTTTGTTCTATAGAAACAGTAATTATTCCGTCATTTTCAGGACAAAACTTAATTGCATTCGACAATAAATTGGTAATCACTTGTACCAATCTATCCTCATCATAAACGAAGAAATAGGGCTTTTTATTTTCAAAAGACAAGAAAATTCCTTTATTTTTTAGTAACTGTTGTAGTGGCTCAATTGTTTTCAAAATGGTAACACTAATGTCTTGTTCGGTGAGGTTTAGTTTTTGTTTTCCAGTTTCAAACTTTTCCAAATCTAGAATTTTATCTATCAAACGATTCAACCGATCGGATTCGGAAATGATGTTTTGAAGAAATTGTTTTTTTAAGCCATCAGGAATTTCGTCATCGTCAATTAATATCTCACTGGCAGCTCGTATTGCGGTAATAGGTGTTCGCAACTCATGTGTAACTGTATCTAAAAATTCATCTTTTTGTTTGTCTTTAGCTACTAAATTTTCATTTGCGTGTTGCAACTGTGCCGTAATTTCTTTTAATTCATTTGATGTTTCCGTTAGTTTTTTATTGATTAAAATCGTTTCATTCGATTCTTCTAATATCTTCAATACTTCTGTTAGTGTCACTTTTTCTTCTTTCACCACACTTGAAATTAGAATTCTTGCCGAAGCCGTACCAATATGTCCTGTTAATAAATTCTCTGCAAATTTCACCAAACGCGCATCGGCCAATTCTTGTTTTTTATCTACATTATATTTTGCATTAAAAATAGCCATTGCTCTTTGGGTTCGTTCCTCTCCTAGAAACTTTACCAAAACCTTTTCTATGTCTCTAGTATACGCTGTTCCTTTCCACACAAAAGCATTTTCATGATTGGTACTGTACTTATCTATGTCGATATACATTTCTGCATAGTTCCGCTCACGATAATTCCCTTTAAAACTTACCGAAACCGCAAAATAAGTCATAGTGTTAAAAAACAAACTCCAAAAGAAAGCATGAGCAATTGGTGATAAATAATCCAAGCCAAACAAAGCCAAGGGTTTTAAAAATTCGATATTAAAAAAACCAGTACTAATAAAAGTATTGTTTGTATTGGTAATACCAAAAGAATAAGGAATTAGCAAAGTGTACAAACAGACACCAAAACCAATTATAATTCCCCAAATAGCGCCCAAACGAGAGCCTCTTCTCCAAAACAAAGCACCAAAAAAGGCAGGAGCTAACTGACCAATAATTACAAAAGACACTAACCCAATAGACCCTAGGCTATAATCTAAAGCAAAAAAACGATAGATGAGATAGGACGCAATAATCAATGAGAAAATACCAATTTTACGAATGGTTACAATCTTCTTATTGTTTACCTCTTGTTCTTCGTTTTTTAAACGCCCTAAAAAGGTATAGGGTATTAATAAATTATTACTCAACATTGTCGACAAACTAATACTCGAAACTATAATCATTGAAATGGCTGCTGAAAAGCCGCCCAAGAAAACCATCGTTGTTAAAAAAGTATGATTGAAATATTGCGGAATTAACAACGAAAACGTATCTGCATTCTTAGCTTCCCCTTCAAACAACACATTGCCACCCCAAGCAATTGGAAAAACAAAAAGATTGAAAATAAACAAATACAACGGAAACAACCACAAAGCCGTTTTAATATGTCGCTCCCTATTGTTTTCTACTACTGCTACTTGAAACTGTCTTGGTAAAAGGAAAATAGCAAACAAAGACAACATGCACAAGAAAAACCAATTCATCCCTTGCTCGAGTCCTCCTATTGTATTTTTTGCCTCAAAATTTTCTAATACACTTGCTTGCTCATAAATATCTCCGAAACCATCAAACACATAGTACGTAACATAAACACCAATAATTACAAAAAACAATAACTTTAAAACACTCTCCATAGCGACAGCCGTAATAATCCCTTTTCGCTTTTCGGAAGCATCTACATAGCGTGTTCCATAGTAAGAAGCAAACAAGGCAAGAGCAACTGCAACATAGGTCGTCGTATCGAAGAAAATTAATGAATTTTCTGTGGTTTTTGTAACTACATGAAATGTTTCTGATATGGCTTTCAATTGCAAGGCGATATAAGGCAGAATGGCTGCCAAACAAATAAGCGTTACTATTGCTCCTAAAAATCGGCTATTACCATAACGTAAAGAAATAAAATCGGCTATACTAGACACATTATTCAATCTAGAAATACGAATGATTTTCCTTAGGATAATAATCCAAGCAGGAATTATAATGATAGGACCAATATAAATAGTCAAATAATTCAACCCAGAGTTCGCTGCAACACCTATACTCCCATAATACGTCCATGCAGTGCAATAGACCGCCAATGAAAAAGAATACACATACGGATTATTCGCCCATTTTAAATTCTCTTTTTTTTCTGCCCAATGAGCAATGAAAAACAAGAACGTTAAATAGAGTAATAAAATTATAATTAAAAATATACTACTCATAATATCGATTGACAATTATAATGGATACTAATATTGAAAATGCCCAAATTGAAAACACATAGATATAGAGTATTGGAATTCCTAATAGGGCTTCACTCTTATCGAATAAAAGTAACAACGGAAGGTTTAACGCAAGGAAAAGAAATACAGTTAAAACCACTAATTTCTGTTGGTGTCTTTTTTTCATGTTCTTTGTTTGTCTGCTAAAAATACAATTTATCTTTTTAACCTAAAAAAAATCGCTGTATTATATCTACAGCGATTTTAGTGCTACTAATTAAAACTCGAATTAAGAATGTGAGAAGAAAACTTCTCGATACGCTTCGCACTCGAAGAAACGTGTATCAAGAACCCTTTTTGATGAAGTTTCAAGCACTTCAACTTTCACTTTTTTCAACTTTTTACTTTTTACTTTTTACTTTTTACTTTTTACTAATGATCCACTGCTTCACCCGCTCCCGAAGGAATTCGAATGTTCTCTACAATTTCTTGCACATCTGCTGGTGGTGGTGGTGTAAAACTATTCACTACAAAAGCAACTATAAAATTCACAATCATAGCAATCGTTCCAAAACCTTCTGGAGAAATTCCGAACCACCAACCGTCTTTTAAACCAGCAACCGCTTCTTTTCCTCCATCAAAAATTCCAAATTTAAATTTCAACATATAGAAAAGCATCAATAGCATACCTACAACCATACCTGCAATAGCACCTTCTTTATTCATCTTCTTATGAAAGATTCCCAAAATAATAGCAGGAAAGAAAGATGCAGCAGCCAATCCGAATGCCAATGCTACAACGGCAGCAACAAAACCAGGTGGATTGATCCCGAAGTATCCCGCAATAACTACTGCAACAGTAGCCGCTCCACGAGCTGCCCACAATTCGTTTTTCTCCGATATGTTTGGATTGATCATTTTCTTAATTAAATCGTGAGAAACAGAAGAAGAAATTACCAATAATAACCCCGCTGCTGTAGACAAAGCTGCTGCTAATGCTCCCGCTGCTACCAAAGCAATTACCCAGTTTGGTAATTTTGCAATCTCCGGATTCGCCAATACCATAATATCATTATCAATTGTCAATTCATTTCCTTTTAAACCTTTGGCTGTGGCTTGATCTAAAAAGGCTTGATCTTTTGATTTGTCATTATAATATTGAATTTTACCATCCTTATTTTTGTCTTCATATTTCAATAAACCTGTTTTTTCCCAATTGGAAAACCACTGTGGCATATCGGCATAGTTTTTATCATTTACGGTATCTATCAAATTCACTTTAGCAAATACAGAAATTGCAGGTGCAGTAGTATATAAAATAGCAATTAACAACAAAGCCCATCCTGCCGATTTACGAGCATCTTTTACTTTCTTCACTGTAAAGAAACGCACAATAACGTGTGGCAAACCAGCGGTTCCTACCATTAAGGCTAAAGTAATTGCAAAAACATCGATCATTGATTTAGATCCCGAAGTATATTCTGCAAAACCCAATTCAGTAGATAATCCATTCAATTTATCCAACAAATACATGTCCGATCCAGCCACTGTGCCTCCCATACCCAATTGCGGAATAGGATTCCCTGTCATTTGAATAGAAATGAATATAGCAGGTACCATAAACGCAAAGATCAATACACAATATTGTGCTACTTGCGTATAGGTAATCCCTTTCATTCCCCCTAATACGGCATAAAACAAAACGATAATCATTCCAATCACAACACCCGTTTCTATCTCTACTTCTAAGAATCGAGAGAACACAACACCTACTCCACGCATTTGTCCGGCTACATAGGTAAAAGAAACAATTAGCGCACAAAATACAGCTACCGAACGTGCCGTTTTAGAATAGTAACGTTCCCCTATAAAATCGGGTACAGTAAACTTTCCAAATTTTCTTAAATACGGTGCTAATAATAGTGCTAATAATACATAACCTCCTGTCCATCCCATTAAATAGACCGCTCCATCATATCCTGCAAAGGAAATAATTCCTGCCATAGAGATAAACGATGCTGCCGACATCCAATCGGCTGCTGTTGCCATACCATTTGCTAATGGAGAAACACCACCACCAGCAACATAAAATTCTTTTGTTGATCCTGCTCTAGACCAAATTGCAATTCCGATATATAAAGCAAATGTAACGCCTACAATAATATAGGTCCAATTTTGTACATCCATGATTTTTATTTTTTTATTATTACTAATTAATCGTCATAACCGTATTTCTTGTCTAGTTTGTTCATTAATCGAACATAAACAAAAATCAGTATTACAAACACATATATCGATCCTTGTTGGGCAAACCAAAATCCTAACGGAAACCCACCAATTTTAATCGCATTCAAAGCATCTTTAAACAGTATTCCTGCCCCATAGGAAACAGCAAACCAAATACTTAATAGTATTAGAAGGTAACGAAGATTCTCCTTCCAATAGGCGGTTGCCTTTTTTTGATCTCTCATAATTTATTGTTTTAGTTGTTTTTTATAGGTATATCATTGCCTGAAGCGTAATGGTGTTTACCGCATCATTCTGTGCATATTTTAATGTTTGATATTCTAGTGTTATTTTAGAATTATGACCGCTGAAGTATAGATTAGTACCTATACCCAATTGTGAAGCAGTATCATTTATAGCATCTATCTTTCTACTATCATACGATAGGTATGGCTGAAACTTTGTCTTTGTTGCTACAGGTAGAACATAGCCCAAGTGCGCATGAAGCATAGACCCCGTTTCATAGGTAGTGCCTAATCTAAAATCTTTACCATAGTCGGTATTTTGATACAAAGCATAAGCTGTTAAAGCTCCTCCATTATTCCCAATTGGAGCATCATAGAAAGCATCTACTGCAAAAATACTTACATCCTCTCCAGATAAATTGCCTGTTGCATCTGCAATTACCGATCCTTTAGGGTGCATAAAAAAACCAGCACCAACATTTAATACTTTTTTAGTCCCCACATAGGAACCTACTTTATAAGGCAAGAAATTACTCTCTGCGTCAAAGAACGCATAATCAAAATAGCCCGAATAAGCTTTACCTGCTGCTTTAGAACCTAACAAACGACGTCCTGTATAGGTTGCCGCACCACCATTTAAAGGCACAGTAGTAGCTTGGAGATTATTAGTTTCTGCTTCATTCACAGCTACTCTATATTGCAATTTACCAAATGATCCTTTCAAGTATATACCTAAATGTCTTGCAAATTGATCGGACAGTCCAAGTGTTGCCCAAGACTGTCTTTGGTTATCGAGTGTCATGATGTTTAAGGTGCTCTGATTGTTCAAACGAGAAATTCCATTCCAGTAATGCAAACCACCTCCAACAGCATGCTTTTCTCCTAAACTATATTGCGCCCATACATCATGAAAAAACAATTGAGAAGCATCGCCTGTACCAGTAGGACTCATCGTATCGGCATTCAAACTATTCAGTCCAAAATGAGTTAGTATTAAAAAGTCTTTATTAATTTGTGCATACATCAAAACACGAGCTCTACGCAAACTAAAGCTTAAGTCCGCTTGTTCGTTTCCGTTACTATCTAAAGGTCTATCGGAATTGTGTTGTGCCCAAAATTGTGCCCAAGAAATGATTCTAAAATAGCTAGAACCGTCTTCATTAATGTTTACTTTTAAACCACTTCCATAATCGGGTGAACCTTGCGAAAAAGCAAAACTAGATATTAAAAGTCCTGCTAAAATCAATACTCTTTTCATAGGTATAAAATTTA is a genomic window of Flavobacterium jumunjinense containing:
- a CDS encoding response regulator transcription factor, which translates into the protein MKKILIVDDEPNIIMSLEYTFKKNNFEVFIARDGQEALEILKKQIPDVIILDVMMPNVDGYATLVEINKEEKLKNCKVIFLSAKNKESDIQKGLDLGASAYMTKPFSLKKLVDKVKELMF
- the acs gene encoding acetate--CoA ligase, which produces MSYYKIKDLENYFKMYKKSVREPRKFWDKIADENFTWYQQWDKVFEFDMENAQFKWFVNAKVNIAKNCIDRHLNKRGDKTAIIFEPNNPEEEAQHITYNELYVRVSKMANVLKDQGIKKGDRVCIYLPMIPELSVAVLACARIGAIHSVVFAGFSATALSTRINDSECRMVITSDGGFRGSKTINLKGIVDEALFNCPSVEKVLVVNRTNEKIHMKEDRDVWLQPLLDEALGNNVAEVMDAEDPLFILYTSGSTGKPKGMVHTTAGYMVYTAYTFKNVFDYEEDDIYWCTADIGWITGHSYILYGPLLNGATTVMFEGVPTYPDFSRFWQVIEKHKVTQFYTAPTAIRALAKESTEYVQPFQFKSLKVIGSVGEPINEEAWHWYNDHVGGKRCPLVDTWWQTETGGIMISPIPFVTPTKPTYASLPMPGIQPVLMDELRNEIEGNQVTGSLCIKFPWPSMARTIWGDHQRYKETYFTAFPGKYFTGDGALRDEVGYYRITGRVDDVIIVSGHNLGTAPIEDNINEHPAVAESAIVGFPHDVKGNALYGFIILKESGESRDKDNLTKEINQLISDQIGPIAKLDKIQFVRELPKTRSGKIMRRILRKIAEGDFENFGDTSTLLNPECVEEIRVGRV
- a CDS encoding ATP-binding protein → MSSIFLIIILLLYLTFLFFIAHWAEKKENLKWANNPYVYSFSLAVYCTAWTYYGSIGVAANSGLNYLTIYIGPIIIIPAWIIILRKIIRISRLNNVSSIADFISLRYGNSRFLGAIVTLICLAAILPYIALQLKAISETFHVVTKTTENSLIFFDTTTYVAVALALFASYYGTRYVDASEKRKGIITAVAMESVLKLLFFVIIGVYVTYYVFDGFGDIYEQASVLENFEAKNTIGGLEQGMNWFFLCMLSLFAIFLLPRQFQVAVVENNRERHIKTALWLFPLYLFIFNLFVFPIAWGGNVLFEGEAKNADTFSLLIPQYFNHTFLTTMVFLGGFSAAISMIIVSSISLSTMLSNNLLIPYTFLGRLKNEEQEVNNKKIVTIRKIGIFSLIIASYLIYRFFALDYSLGSIGLVSFVIIGQLAPAFFGALFWRRGSRLGAIWGIIIGFGVCLYTLLIPYSFGITNTNNTFISTGFFNIEFLKPLALFGLDYLSPIAHAFFWSLFFNTMTYFAVSVSFKGNYRERNYAEMYIDIDKYSTNHENAFVWKGTAYTRDIEKVLVKFLGEERTQRAMAIFNAKYNVDKKQELADARLVKFAENLLTGHIGTASARILISSVVKEEKVTLTEVLKILEESNETILINKKLTETSNELKEITAQLQHANENLVAKDKQKDEFLDTVTHELRTPITAIRAASEILIDDDEIPDGLKKQFLQNIISESDRLNRLIDKILDLEKFETGKQKLNLTEQDISVTILKTIEPLQQLLKNKGIFLSFENKKPYFFVYDEDRLVQVITNLLSNAIKFCPENDGIITVSIEQKEDFFKISIKDNGKGIQNNDFENIFDKFYQSDNQNIKKPIGSGLGLAICKQIIELHRGKIWAENNENSGACFTFTLPNLGYEN
- a CDS encoding DUF4212 domain-containing protein translates to MRDQKKATAYWKENLRYLLILLSIWFAVSYGAGILFKDALNAIKIGGFPLGFWFAQQGSIYVFVILIFVYVRLMNKLDKKYGYDD
- a CDS encoding sodium:solute symporter family protein, translated to MDVQNWTYIIVGVTFALYIGIAIWSRAGSTKEFYVAGGGVSPLANGMATAADWMSAASFISMAGIISFAGYDGAVYLMGWTGGYVLLALLLAPYLRKFGKFTVPDFIGERYYSKTARSVAVFCALIVSFTYVAGQMRGVGVVFSRFLEVEIETGVVIGMIIVLFYAVLGGMKGITYTQVAQYCVLIFAFMVPAIFISIQMTGNPIPQLGMGGTVAGSDMYLLDKLNGLSTELGFAEYTSGSKSMIDVFAITLALMVGTAGLPHVIVRFFTVKKVKDARKSAGWALLLIAILYTTAPAISVFAKVNLIDTVNDKNYADMPQWFSNWEKTGLLKYEDKNKDGKIQYYNDKSKDQAFLDQATAKGLKGNELTIDNDIMVLANPEIAKLPNWVIALVAAGALAAALSTAAGLLLVISSSVSHDLIKKMINPNISEKNELWAARGAATVAVVIAGYFGINPPGFVAAVVALAFGLAAASFFPAIILGIFHKKMNKEGAIAGMVVGMLLMLFYMLKFKFGIFDGGKEAVAGLKDGWWFGISPEGFGTIAMIVNFIVAFVVNSFTPPPPADVQEIVENIRIPSGAGEAVDH